The genomic window CGAGGGTGCGCGCGTAGTGCGGCTGCAGGGACTGGCGCCGGGTCAGCCGTAAGCCCGCTTTCGCCGAGCGCTCCCCGACCATCTCGATCGACGGCAACCGGCCGCCCGGGAATATCTCGGTGACCATGAATTTGATGAACCGGGCCATCGCGAACGTCAGCGGGATGCCCTGCTCGACGCATTGCGGGCCGGTCAACCCGGTGATGGTGTGCAGCAGCATCACACCGTCGGCCGGCAGTACCTTGACAGTCATCGCGAAGAAGTCGTCATAGCGCTCGTGGCCGAAGTGCTCGAACGCACCGATTGACACGATCCGATCGACGGGCTGGTCGAATTGTTCCCAGCCGTTGAGCAACACCTGCTTGGAGCGCGGGCTGTCCATCTCGTCGAACAACTTCTGCACGTGCGCAGCCTGATTCTTCGACAGCGTGAGCCCGATGACGTTGACGTCGTACTTCTCGATGCCCCGCCGCATGGTGGCGCCCCAGCCGCAACCGACGTCGAGCAACGTCATTCCGGGCTGCAGGCCCAGCTTGCCCAGCGCCAGGTCGATCTTGGCGAGCTGCGCCTCTTCCAGCGTCATGTCCTCGCGCTCGAAATAGGCGCAGCTGTAGGTTTGGGTGGGGTCCAGGAACAACCGGAAGAAGTCGTCGGACAAGTCGTAGTGCGCCTGTACGTCGGCGAAATGCGGCGTGAGTTTCTTGCCCATGTCGTCAGTTGGGCCGGGTCACTTGGCGAGCGTGAACTGGGCCACGTTGGCGAGGCCTTTGCGGAACAGGCCCGCGCAACCGGTCAAGTAGCGCATGAACCGCTCGTAGACCTCTTCGGACTGGATGGCGATGGCGAGTTCGCGATTGGCCTCGAGATTGGCCGCCCACGTCTCCAGAGTCCGCACATAGTGCAGATCCAGGGATTGAAC from Mycobacterium shigaense includes these protein-coding regions:
- the mmaA2 gene encoding cyclopropane mycolic acid synthase MmaA2 — translated: MGKKLTPHFADVQAHYDLSDDFFRLFLDPTQTYSCAYFEREDMTLEEAQLAKIDLALGKLGLQPGMTLLDVGCGWGATMRRGIEKYDVNVIGLTLSKNQAAHVQKLFDEMDSPRSKQVLLNGWEQFDQPVDRIVSIGAFEHFGHERYDDFFAMTVKVLPADGVMLLHTITGLTGPQCVEQGIPLTFAMARFIKFMVTEIFPGGRLPSIEMVGERSAKAGLRLTRRQSLQPHYARTLDLWAEALQAHKDQAIAIQSDEVYQRYVKYLTGCANAFRVGYIDVNQFTLEK